Proteins encoded together in one Pseudomonas sp. Seg1 window:
- a CDS encoding iron ABC transporter substrate-binding protein, which produces MNPQFPAFLKRALLATALLGAGQAFAADSIGLVVYNAQHESLTKAWVAGFTEETGIPVTIRNGDDTEMGNQLVQEGSASPADVFLTENSPAMVLVDHAKLFAPVAPATLEQVDSAYRPAHGQWIGIAARSTVFVYNPSKLAEKDLPKSLLDLAKPDWKGRWAASPAGADFQAIVAAVLEQKGEAATLDWLKGMKTNATVYRGNSAVLKAVNAGQIDSGVIYHYYSFVDQSKTGENSKNTQLHYFKHQDPGAFVSISGAGVLASSKHQDEAQQFLKYITGKQGQEILHSGNSFEYAVGKDAPSNPKLTPLKDLDAPKVDASKLDSQKAVELMTQAGLL; this is translated from the coding sequence ATGAATCCACAGTTTCCTGCCTTTCTGAAACGCGCTTTGCTGGCCACCGCCCTGCTCGGCGCAGGTCAGGCGTTTGCTGCCGACAGCATTGGCCTGGTGGTCTACAACGCACAGCACGAAAGCCTGACCAAGGCCTGGGTGGCCGGGTTTACCGAAGAAACCGGGATTCCGGTGACGATTCGCAATGGCGATGACACCGAGATGGGCAATCAGTTGGTGCAGGAAGGTTCGGCTTCTCCGGCGGATGTGTTTTTGACCGAGAACTCCCCGGCGATGGTGCTGGTGGACCACGCCAAACTGTTTGCCCCGGTAGCGCCGGCGACGCTGGAACAAGTGGATTCGGCCTATCGCCCAGCCCACGGTCAGTGGATCGGCATCGCCGCGCGCTCCACCGTATTTGTCTACAACCCGAGCAAACTGGCGGAAAAAGACCTGCCAAAATCCCTGCTCGATCTGGCCAAACCTGACTGGAAGGGTCGCTGGGCTGCATCCCCGGCCGGCGCGGACTTCCAGGCGATCGTCGCCGCCGTGCTGGAACAGAAAGGTGAAGCGGCCACACTCGACTGGCTCAAAGGCATGAAAACCAACGCCACTGTCTACCGTGGTAACAGCGCTGTGCTCAAAGCGGTGAATGCCGGGCAGATCGACAGCGGCGTGATCTACCACTATTACAGTTTTGTCGATCAGTCCAAGACCGGCGAAAACAGCAAGAACACCCAACTCCACTACTTCAAACATCAGGACCCGGGTGCTTTCGTGAGCATCTCCGGCGCTGGTGTGCTGGCCTCCAGCAAACACCAGGATGAAGCTCAGCAGTTCCTCAAGTACATCACTGGCAAACAGGGCCAGGAGATTCTTCACAGCGGTAATTCCTTTGAATACGCGGTCGGCAAAGACGCGCCGTCCAACCCGAAACTGACGCCGCTGAAGGATCTCGATGCGCCAAAAGTCGATGCGTCGAAACTCGACAGCCAGAAAGCCGTCGAGCTGATGACCCAGGCCGGACTGCTGTAA